A region from the Antennarius striatus isolate MH-2024 chromosome 24, ASM4005453v1, whole genome shotgun sequence genome encodes:
- the LOC137591540 gene encoding cell division cycle protein 20 homolog isoform X2, whose product MAGWQRKASSSSTLTFNGLSPGHTATLSQGTAKTRSETKGKKMKPRPCRMDGDRFIPTRNNKQMEVASYLLTKKKEPVDTKSPSQSVQKRKVMSLLLNGYDINDEKILSIGGNSLQGFQNNKSKVHCSEKTAAAPTKRTRRIPSAPDRILDAPAVHNDFYLNVLEWSSQDMLTVGLDNTVYLWNATEGVTRLMNLERGEGYVCSLSWCKEGNYIAVGTSDSEVQLWDVERQKRLRILSGYRGRVGCLSWNDHVLSCGLKSGEIRHHDVRVADHHICTLTGHSQEVCGLQWSPDGRYLASGGGDSMVKVWPRVQQGSISNAQQSIHSWNLHQGSVKALAWCPWKPNILASGGGTSDCHIRLWNTSSGICIKSLDTQSQILSLVFAPNYNELVSAHGRSDNNVVIWQYPSLTKVKELFGHKDRVLGMTLNPDRSTIATLGADETICLWKSFKMKPVKKTTMTSSTLSLMRASMR is encoded by the exons ATGGCGGGGTGGCAGAGGAAGGCCAGCTCATCCAGCACTCTTACTTTTAATGGTCTGTCACCTGGACACACCGCCACCTTGTCGCAGGGAACAGCAAAGACTCGGAGCGAAACCAAAG GCAAAAAGATGAAGCCAAGACCTTGTCGGATGGACGGTGACCGCTTCATCCCCACCAGAAACAACAAGCAAATGGAAGTGGCATCTTACCTGCTCACAAAAAAGAAGGAACCTGTGGACACAAAATCACCATCCCAGTCAGTG CAAAAGCGGAAAGTGATGTCGTTATTGTTAAATGGATACGACATTAATGATGAAAAGATCCTGAGCATTGGAGGGAACTCATTGCAGG GGTTTCAAAACAACAAGTCGAAAGTCCACTGCAGCGAGAAAACAGCAGCTGCACCTACCAAAAGGACGCGACGAATACCTTCAGCTCCTGACAGAATTTTAGATGCTCCTGCAGTTCACAATGATTTTT ATTTGAATGTGCTTGAGTGGAGTAGTCAAGACATGCTTACCGTGGGGCTTGATAACACAGTATACCTTTGGAATGCGACTGAAGGAGTCACTCGCCTCATGAATTTAGAGCGTGGCGAAGGCTACGTCTGCTCACTGTCTTGGTGCAAAGAGGGAAACTACATAGCTGTTGGCACCAGTGACAGTGAAGTTCAG cTATGGGATGTTGAACGGCAGAAGCGTCTTCGCATTTTGTCTGGTTACAGAGGTCGAGTTGGTTGCCTCAGCTGGAACGACCATGTTTTATCCTG TGGCTTAAAATCAGGAGAGATTCGGCATCACGATGTGAGGGTGGCAGACCATCACATCTGTACACTCACTGGTCACTCTCAGGAGGTGTGTGGACTGCAGTGGTCCCCTGATGGACGATACCTCGCCAGCGGAGGTGGAGACAGCATGGTTAAGGTGTGGCCTCGTGTGCAGCAAGGCAGCATCAGCAACGCCCAGCAGTCTATCCATTCATGGAACTTGCATCAGGGATCTGTCAAG GCTTTAGCCTGGTGTCCATGGAAGCCAAACATCCTTGCGTCTGGAGGAGGGACCAGTGATTGTCACATCCGCTTGTGGAACACGAGCAGCGGCATCTGCATCAAGTCACTTGACACTCAGTCACAG ATCTTGTCTCTGGTGTTTGCACCCAATTACAATGAACTGGTCTCTGCTCATGGGAGATCCGACAACAATGTCGTTATCTGGCAGTACCCCTCTCTCACCAAAGTTAAAGAGCTCTTTG gcCACAAGGACAGAGTTCTTGGTATGACCCTGAACCCGGACAGATCCACCATTGCAACCTTGGGTGCAGACGAGACCATTTGTCTGTGGaagagttttaaaatgaaacctGTTAAGAAGACAACCATGACTTCGTCGACCTTGAGCCTCATGCGTGCATCaatgagatga
- the LOC137591540 gene encoding cell division cycle protein 20 homolog isoform X1, whose product MTHFGSENHTHMVTDALMAGWQRKASSSSTLTFNGLSPGHTATLSQGTAKTRSETKGKKMKPRPCRMDGDRFIPTRNNKQMEVASYLLTKKKEPVDTKSPSQSVQKRKVMSLLLNGYDINDEKILSIGGNSLQGFQNNKSKVHCSEKTAAAPTKRTRRIPSAPDRILDAPAVHNDFYLNVLEWSSQDMLTVGLDNTVYLWNATEGVTRLMNLERGEGYVCSLSWCKEGNYIAVGTSDSEVQLWDVERQKRLRILSGYRGRVGCLSWNDHVLSCGLKSGEIRHHDVRVADHHICTLTGHSQEVCGLQWSPDGRYLASGGGDSMVKVWPRVQQGSISNAQQSIHSWNLHQGSVKALAWCPWKPNILASGGGTSDCHIRLWNTSSGICIKSLDTQSQILSLVFAPNYNELVSAHGRSDNNVVIWQYPSLTKVKELFGHKDRVLGMTLNPDRSTIATLGADETICLWKSFKMKPVKKTTMTSSTLSLMRASMR is encoded by the exons ATGACACATTTTGGGTCTGAGAATCACACCCATATGGTCACAGACGCTCTTATGGCGGGGTGGCAGAGGAAGGCCAGCTCATCCAGCACTCTTACTTTTAATGGTCTGTCACCTGGACACACCGCCACCTTGTCGCAGGGAACAGCAAAGACTCGGAGCGAAACCAAAG GCAAAAAGATGAAGCCAAGACCTTGTCGGATGGACGGTGACCGCTTCATCCCCACCAGAAACAACAAGCAAATGGAAGTGGCATCTTACCTGCTCACAAAAAAGAAGGAACCTGTGGACACAAAATCACCATCCCAGTCAGTG CAAAAGCGGAAAGTGATGTCGTTATTGTTAAATGGATACGACATTAATGATGAAAAGATCCTGAGCATTGGAGGGAACTCATTGCAGG GGTTTCAAAACAACAAGTCGAAAGTCCACTGCAGCGAGAAAACAGCAGCTGCACCTACCAAAAGGACGCGACGAATACCTTCAGCTCCTGACAGAATTTTAGATGCTCCTGCAGTTCACAATGATTTTT ATTTGAATGTGCTTGAGTGGAGTAGTCAAGACATGCTTACCGTGGGGCTTGATAACACAGTATACCTTTGGAATGCGACTGAAGGAGTCACTCGCCTCATGAATTTAGAGCGTGGCGAAGGCTACGTCTGCTCACTGTCTTGGTGCAAAGAGGGAAACTACATAGCTGTTGGCACCAGTGACAGTGAAGTTCAG cTATGGGATGTTGAACGGCAGAAGCGTCTTCGCATTTTGTCTGGTTACAGAGGTCGAGTTGGTTGCCTCAGCTGGAACGACCATGTTTTATCCTG TGGCTTAAAATCAGGAGAGATTCGGCATCACGATGTGAGGGTGGCAGACCATCACATCTGTACACTCACTGGTCACTCTCAGGAGGTGTGTGGACTGCAGTGGTCCCCTGATGGACGATACCTCGCCAGCGGAGGTGGAGACAGCATGGTTAAGGTGTGGCCTCGTGTGCAGCAAGGCAGCATCAGCAACGCCCAGCAGTCTATCCATTCATGGAACTTGCATCAGGGATCTGTCAAG GCTTTAGCCTGGTGTCCATGGAAGCCAAACATCCTTGCGTCTGGAGGAGGGACCAGTGATTGTCACATCCGCTTGTGGAACACGAGCAGCGGCATCTGCATCAAGTCACTTGACACTCAGTCACAG ATCTTGTCTCTGGTGTTTGCACCCAATTACAATGAACTGGTCTCTGCTCATGGGAGATCCGACAACAATGTCGTTATCTGGCAGTACCCCTCTCTCACCAAAGTTAAAGAGCTCTTTG gcCACAAGGACAGAGTTCTTGGTATGACCCTGAACCCGGACAGATCCACCATTGCAACCTTGGGTGCAGACGAGACCATTTGTCTGTGGaagagttttaaaatgaaacctGTTAAGAAGACAACCATGACTTCGTCGACCTTGAGCCTCATGCGTGCATCaatgagatga
- the cpb2 gene encoding carboxypeptidase B2 produces MKTLLILLVLMRTGQFIETHDQVLSITPHSQEHVEVLKNVSTLYETALWQPASPQHIKEETPVHLFVPANSSETVKDLFRNHGITHEVLLANAEELIAMQTRNDSTDPRSSATFYDRYHSLDDIYYWINRTQQDNPSTVKLILIGSSSEKRPLYVLKLSLNNRPNKKAMWLDCGIHAREWISPAFCLWFVRYSLAFYRQNQDIKYVLDNMDVYVLPVMNPDGYEYTWTTNRMWRKNRSIHKSSHCVGVDLNRNFDANWCTEGASDEPCSEIYCGTFPESEPESQAVAAFLRRHRDSIQLYLSIHSYSQMLLFPYSCTLDEAENHQDLLEMAQEAAQKIRRYYHNTYKYGAGAKTIYLSPGGSDDWAYNLGIKYSFTFELQDRGRYGFLLPPSHIARACNEALIAVKTIAVKVIQKTQVATSPYYGF; encoded by the exons ATGAAGACTCTTTTGATTTTATTGGTTTTAATGAGGACAGGACAGTTCATAGAAACACA tGACCAAGTTCTATCAATCACCCCACATTCACAAGAACATGTTGAGGTTTTAAAGAATGTATCCACTctatatgag ACAGCCTTATGGCAGCCTGCTTCTCCTCAGCACATCAAGGAAGAGACTCCCGTCCACCTCTTTGTTCCTGCAAACAGCTCAGAGACTGTGAAGGATCTCTTCAGGAATCACGGCATAACTCATGA GGTTTTACTGGCCAACGCCGAGGAGTTGATTGCAATGCAGACGAGGAATGACTCCACAGACCCACGAAGCAGCGCAACTTTCTACGACAGATATCACAGTCTGGATGAT atcTATTATTGGATAAACAGGACCCAACAGGACAACCCCAGCACGGTCAAACTCATACTCATTGGCTCCTCAAGTGAGAAACGTCCACTCTACGTCCTGAAG TTGTCTCTGAATAATAGACCGAACAAGAAAGCAATGTGGCTCGACTGTGGGATACATGCCAGGGAGTGGATCTCTCCTGCCTTCTGCTTATGGTTTGTGCGCTAT TCTTTGGCATTTTACAGACAAAACCAAGACATAAAGTACGTCCTAGACAACATGGATGTCTACGTCCTTCCTGTCATGAACCCTGATGGATATGAGTACACATGGACAACA aacAGGATGTGGAGGAAGAACCGCTCCATCCACAAGAGCAGTCACTGTGTTGGTGTGGACCTGAACAGAAACTTTGATGCCAATTGGTGCA CGGAGGGGGCCTCCGACGAGCCCTGCTCAGAGATCTACTGTGGCACATTCCCCGAGTCTGAACCAGAGTCCCAGGCTGTAGCCGCGTTCCTACGCAGACACAGGGACTCGATTCAGCTTTACCTCAGCATCCACTCCTACTCACAGATGCTGCTCTTTCCGTACTCCTGCACTTTAGATGAAGCAGAGAACCATCAAGACCTG CTTGAGATGGCCCAAGAAGCTGCCCAGAAAATCAGAAGATACTATCATAACACTTATAAATATGGTGCTGGAGCAAAAACAATAT ACTTATCTCCTGGTGGTTCTGATGACTGGGCATATAACCTTGGCATCAAATATTCCTTCACGTTTGAGCTCCAGGACCGTGGACGTTATGGATTCCTCCTTCCACCATCTCATATTGCTAGAGCCTGCAATGAAGCTCTTATTGCTGTGAAGACCATCGCTGTTAAGGTTATACAGAAAACACAAGTAGCAACAAGTCCTTATTATGGTTTCTAA
- the LOC137591495 gene encoding gastrula zinc finger protein XlCGF57.1-like codes for MSRKLMGAVVNPEVSSHGTDVQLLLARKEEAPKKKQRSPSLDQGDPPKLLHIKVEQEEVWTAQEREQLQGLEEAEIIKFIFNPDPVKSEEDEDESQSAQDHQTEKIQTETDGDDCGEPQPQRNLNTDCRVSPNTDGSCDWEETSTPQSGLNPVRNKEKPHGSCESAAKSDHVEHPQESRGVQAELKPFSCSVCGRGYPQKKSLTTHMRLHTEGKRFSCSVCQKPFQFNGQVVRHMRVHTGEKPFSCSICGKGFARKTEMEQHLRIHTGEKPFSCSFCDKVFTQRSNLTAHVRVHTGEKPFTCSVCKSSFSLRHNLSKHMRTHTGEKPFICSECGKVFRDSGTLKHHLNVHSGEKPFGCSVCGKEFGSKRILKQHLTVHTGEKPYCCSTCGKRFASSSTLSSHSRIHTGEKPYTCSICKANFAFRNNLSTHMRMHTGEKPFSCSVCGKTFTRKQHLGEHLTVHTGEKLYSCSECGKSFTRKGTLRRHMLVPHERSYYQKCVRKSKR; via the exons ATGTCCCGAAAACTGATGGGCGCTGTTGTCAACCCTGAAGTCAGCTCACACGGAACAG ATGTTCAGCTGCTGTTGGCCAGAAAAGAGGAAGCCCCTAAGAAGAAGCAGAGGAGCCCCAGTCTGGATCAGGGTGACCCGCCAAAGCTGCTGCACATTAAAGTGGAACAGGAAGAAGTATGGACCGCTCAGGAGAGAGAGCAGCTTCAAGGGCTGGAGGAGGCTGAAATCATCAAGTTCATATTCAATCCTGACCCTGTGAagagtgaagaagatgaagatgaatctCAGTCAGCACAGGATCATCAAACTGAAAAGATACAAACAGAGACTGACGGAGATGACTGTGGAGAACCGCAACCACAGAGAAACTTAAATACAGATTGTCGTGTATCCCCAAATACTGATGGCAGCTGTGACTGGGAGGAGACCAGCACACCTCAGTCAGGTTTAAACCCTGTGCGAAATAAGGAAAAACCTCATGGCTCATGTGAATCTGCTGCAAAATCTGATCATGTTGAACATCCGCAGGAAAGCAGAGGAGTGCAAGCAGAACTGAAGCCATTTAGTTGTTCAGTTTGTGGTAGGGGATATCCACAGAAGAAGTCTCTAACGACTCACATGAGACTTCATACGGAGGGAAAACGTTTCAGCTGTTCAGTTTGTCAAAAGCCTTTTCAGTTTAATGGTCAAGTCGTGAGGCACATGAGGGTCCACACTGGGGAAAAACCGTTTTCCTGTTCCATCTGTGGGAAAGGATTTGCACGAAAGACAGAAATGGAGCAACACCTGAGAATCCACACGGGGGAGAAGCCCTTCAGTTGCTCTTTCTGCGATAAAGTTTTCACGCAACGCTCAAATTTAACTGCACATGTACGAGTTCATACGGGGGAGAAACCTTTCACCTGCTCGGTTTGCAAATCAAGTTTCAGTCTGAGGCACAATTTGTCGAAGCATATGAGAACTCATACGGGGGAAAAACCGTTTATCTGTTCAGAATGCGGGAAAGTGTTTAGGGACAGTGGAACTCTGAAACATCACCTGAATGTTCATTCAGGCGAAAAGCCTTTTGGTTGTTCAGTTTGCGGTAAAGAATTTGGGTCTAAAAGAATTCTGAAGCAACATTTAACTGTtcacacaggggagaagcccTACTGTTGTTCCACCTGTGGCAAAAGATTCGCAAGCAGTTCAACATTATCTTCACACTCCAGAATTCACACGGGTGAAAAACCTTACACCTGCTCCATTTGCAAAGCGAATTTTGCATTCAGGAACAACTTGTCGACGCACATGAGGATGCACACCGGGGAGAAGCCGTTCAGCTGTTCCGTCTGCGGGAAAACATTTACACGAAAGCAGCATCTAGGAGAACACTTGACTGTTCACACGGGGGAGAAATTGTACAGCTGTTCAGAGTGCGGTAAATCGTTTACACGAAAGGGAACGCTGAGACGGCACATGTTGGTTCCACACGAGAGAAGCTATTATCAGAAATGTGTGCGTAAGTCCAAGCGGTAA
- the gckr gene encoding glucokinase regulatory protein, whose protein sequence is MGNTWTEDHTMAGSDRGCRLSCLNEWESPDYEPSLPVSEKSNPLTRNIDRALANHIVRMLQACDAQMFQEETGNTYQKPLSELVVETLLEVSKRVEIFLKDPHDSLIVLSGCGTSGCIAFLIASSFNRKLQEQNHSMLYSYIIAGGDRALLFSQEAPEDDAEQGRCTLKKTCEGKRRVLFIGISCGLSAPFVAGQLDFCLQHPEVYTPVLVGFNPPHQTRDEPIQGCAFTFHSVVQRMKELTKCQKAFLINPAVGPEAISGSSRMKGGSITKILLEVILSAAHGATFCNTPITHRGILQHMKAYKQSVDITYTQNEGISRLLEAAGQSLQCGGRVCYLGWGSLAVMGLIDAKECNTTFGADHEDVRGFVRGGYTELNNNEGSLRSLGPEFCIAHEDFLHLVLPSLSDQDMVLLIYTHSDNLSEVKNLARKVTERTSNLHAFYHEVAGDTTAAAHQDEINKLCSSSVKITWPSSSRSVHMQWELSTKLLLNAVSTGAHILKGKIYQNHMIDLQVTNSKLYGRATCLLQKLSGRPHVQCAEALLKAIYQVDRLTEDIILSDISTHTHIAKNRTKVVPLALVCLLAGCCLAEAESRLEQQPIVRDAVEACLP, encoded by the exons ATGGGGAACACCTG GACAGAAGATCACACAATGGCAGGATCAGACCGTGGCTGCAGGCTCTCCTGTCTGAATGAATGGGAG tCCCCAGATTATGagccatcacttcctgtttcagagaAGTCCAACCCTCTGACTCGAAATATTGATCGGGCTTTAGCCAATCATATTGTGAGGATGTTACAGGCCTGTGACGCCCAGATGTTTCaagaagaaacaggaaacaccTACCAG AAGCCTTTGAGTGAACTAGTGGTTGAGACATTGCTAGAGGTTTCCAAGAGGGTGGAGATCTTTCTGAAG GATCCTCATGACAGCCTCATCGTACTCAGTGGATGTGGAACTTCTGGTTGCATTGCTTTCCTCATTGCG TCAAGTTTCAACAGAAAACTCCAGGAGCAGAACCACAGTATGTTGTATTCATACATCATTGCAGGAGGAGACAG GGCTCTGCTGTTTTCACAAGAGGCTCCTGAAGATGATGCTGAACAGGGCAGGTGCACGCTGAAGAAG ACCTGTGAAGGAAAGAGGCGTGTTTTGTTCATTGGTATTTCCTGTGGATTATCT GCTCCATTTGTGGCAGGTCAGCTGGACTTCTGCCTGCAGCATCCTGAAGTCTACACTCCTGTTCTGGTTGGTTTCAATCCCCCACATCAAACCAG GGATGAACCCATCCAAGGCTGCGCCTTCACGTTTCACAGCGTGGTGCAAAGGATGAAGGAGCTCACTAAATGTCAAAAAGCTTTTCTCATCAACCCAGCAGTCGGG ccaGAAGCCATCAGTGGCTCCTCCAGGATGAAGGGAGGCAGCATCACCAAGATCCTCCTGGAGGTCatcctgtctgctgctcacgGTGCCACTTTCTGCAATACACCAATCACTCACAG AGGGATCCTGCAGCACATGAAAGCATACAAGCAATCTGTGGACATTACTTACACTCAGAATGAGGGGATATCTCGTCTGTTGGAGGCAGCCGGCCAGAG TTTGCAGTGTGGCGGGCGTGTTTGCTACCTGGGTTGGGGTTCTTTAGCAGTGATGGGCCTCATTGACGCTAAAGAGTGTAACACCACATTCGGAGCAG ACCATGAAGATGTTCGAGGCTTCGTCAGAGGAGGATACACAGAGTTGAACAACAATGAAGGCTCCCTGAGGTCACTG GGACCTGAATTCTGCATAGCGCATGAAGATTTTTTACATCTAGTTCTGCCCTCTCTCAGTGACCAGGACATGGTGCTTCTTATCTACACACACTCAG ATAATTTAAGTGAAGTAAAAAACTTGGCACGCAAAGTGACGGAGAGGACGTCCAACCTCCACGCTTTTTATCATGAAGTTGCTGGGGATACTACAGCTGCAGCGCATCAA GATGAAATCAACAAGCTGTGTTCATCCTCAGTCAAAATCACATGGCCATCTTCTTCAAGGAGCGTACATATG CAGTGGGAGCTTTCCACTAAGTTGCTGCTGAATGCCGTGAGTACCGGAGCTCACATTCTAAAGGGGAAGATATACCAGAATCACATGATCGACCTACAGGTCACCAACAGCAAACTCTACGGCAGAGCCACGTGTTTACTCCAG aAGCTGTCTGGTCGTCCTCACGTTCAGTGTGCAGAAGCCCTCCTGAAAGCCATCTACCAAGTTGACAGGCTAACAGAAGACATTATATTGTCTGatattagcacacacacacacatcgctaAAAACAGGACCAAG GTGGTGCCTCTGGCATTGGTCTGCTTGCTGGCTGGTTGCTGTCTTGCTGAAGCAGAGTCTCGTTTGGAGCAGCAGCCAATCGTAAGGGACGCTGTGGAGGCGTGTCTTCCATAA